One Kineococcus radiotolerans SRS30216 = ATCC BAA-149 DNA window includes the following coding sequences:
- a CDS encoding GAF domain-containing protein codes for MFGRTSARSAAAGRSREVEEARADVEAVTEVVRALDGARTPQEAVRVALDTVRERFGWAYGSYWRLHPGTGAVARGPAGGPVLRFEQESGDAGEDFRRVTLEASFAEGVGLSGRAWRERDLVFVPDLARVTDCVRAPVAQRAGIRSGICFPVLDAGRVVGTMDFFTTEQLSPSPARLAVLRSVGTLVSAALARLHEAVRQEKAAQDVAAVSTVIRELTSATGEEQALRTALDTIRRDFDWQYGSFWRLDDSGPAREHALRFELESGDAGAEFRRVTLEASFARGVGLSGRAWASEDLVFVEDLGQVTDCVRAPVAQRAGVKSGVCLPILVAGRVVGTMDFFATRTLVMSTSRESALRNTAFLIGQAMERFAAARRLADAGGELLTSIGEVERNVVTATDVASRGEQLTVEANAEVAALTRASAEISQVVRTITAIAAQTKLLALNATIEAARAGEAGRGFAIVAEEVKELSGETERATTDVGAQVATIQARVEAVTSSLAQIQGSVEQINETQSLIGQVLTEQVAVTRGILG; via the coding sequence GTGTTCGGACGCACCAGTGCGAGGTCGGCGGCCGCCGGTCGTTCCCGCGAGGTCGAGGAGGCGCGGGCCGACGTCGAGGCGGTCACCGAGGTCGTGCGCGCCCTCGACGGGGCCCGGACCCCGCAGGAGGCGGTGCGGGTCGCGCTGGACACCGTCCGCGAGCGCTTCGGGTGGGCCTACGGCTCCTACTGGCGCCTGCACCCGGGCACCGGGGCCGTAGCCCGCGGGCCGGCCGGCGGGCCCGTCCTGCGCTTCGAGCAGGAGAGCGGCGACGCCGGGGAGGACTTCCGCCGGGTCACCCTGGAGGCCTCCTTCGCCGAGGGCGTGGGGCTGTCGGGACGGGCCTGGCGCGAGCGCGACCTCGTCTTCGTCCCCGACCTGGCGCGGGTGACCGACTGCGTGCGCGCCCCCGTCGCCCAGCGCGCGGGCATCAGGTCCGGGATCTGCTTCCCCGTCCTCGACGCCGGCCGGGTCGTGGGGACGATGGACTTCTTCACCACCGAGCAGCTCTCCCCGTCCCCCGCGCGCCTCGCGGTCCTGCGCTCGGTCGGCACCCTGGTCTCCGCCGCCCTGGCCCGGCTGCACGAGGCCGTGCGCCAGGAGAAGGCCGCCCAGGACGTCGCGGCCGTCTCCACCGTCATCCGCGAGCTGACCAGCGCCACCGGCGAGGAGCAGGCCCTGCGGACCGCCCTGGACACCATCCGCCGCGACTTCGACTGGCAGTACGGCTCCTTCTGGCGCCTGGACGACTCCGGTCCCGCCCGCGAGCACGCCCTGCGCTTCGAGCTGGAGTCCGGCGACGCCGGCGCGGAGTTCCGCCGGGTCACCCTGGAGGCCTCCTTCGCCAGGGGCGTGGGTCTCTCCGGGCGCGCCTGGGCGAGCGAGGACCTGGTCTTCGTCGAGGACCTCGGGCAGGTGACCGACTGCGTGCGCGCTCCCGTCGCCCAGCGCGCGGGGGTGAAGTCGGGCGTCTGCCTGCCCATCCTCGTGGCCGGCCGCGTCGTGGGGACGATGGACTTCTTCGCCACCCGCACGCTCGTCATGTCGACCAGCCGGGAGAGCGCGCTGCGCAACACCGCCTTCCTCATCGGCCAGGCCATGGAGCGCTTCGCCGCGGCCCGCCGCCTCGCCGACGCCGGGGGCGAGCTGCTCACCTCCATCGGGGAGGTGGAGCGCAACGTGGTGACCGCCACCGACGTCGCCTCCCGCGGGGAGCAGCTGACCGTGGAGGCCAACGCCGAGGTCGCCGCGCTCACCCGGGCCAGCGCGGAGATCAGCCAGGTCGTGCGCACCATCACCGCCATCGCCGCCCAGACCAAGCTGCTCGCCCTGAACGCCACCATCGAGGCCGCGCGCGCCGGCGAGGCCGGTCGCGGCTTCGCCATCGTCGCCGAGGAGGTCAAGGAGCTGTCGGGCGAGACCGAGCGCGCGACCACCGACGTGGGCGCCCAGGTCGCGACCATCCAGGCCCGCGTCGAAGCCGTCACCTCGTCCCTGGCCCAGATCCAGGGCTCGGTGGAGCAGATCAACGAGACCCAGAGCCTCATCGGGCAGGTCCTCACCGAGCAGGTCGCCGTCACCCGCGGCATCCTCGGCTGA
- a CDS encoding oxygenase MpaB family protein encodes MRARPGADLAPRVRRAFRARVSGDPTGAPDWVRDIALVGAGPGWFEPDGVVWRVHGDLSTLVGGVAALLGQGAHPLALAGVQRHSSYRSDPWARLAGTARWLVVTTFGSDELAGREAARVRGMHGRVRGRTGDGRSYSAADPALLRWVHLAFTDAFLAAQEAVGHDLAPRFGRGWADAYVADWARSARALGAQDLPASRRELAEALRAVEPDLEPVPADLLGFLADPGGLNRAERVFYAGLAGAGALVLSPSVAPLAGVPGRGDRTPAARARLLRTRWQLRAFQLALGPHSPSEAAARYRIGLAGPPEWLV; translated from the coding sequence GTGAGGGCCCGACCCGGCGCCGACCTCGCCCCGCGCGTGCGCCGCGCCTTCCGGGCCCGCGTCTCCGGCGATCCCACCGGGGCCCCGGACTGGGTGCGCGACATCGCCCTCGTGGGGGCGGGGCCGGGCTGGTTCGAGCCCGACGGCGTCGTCTGGCGGGTCCACGGCGACCTCTCCACCCTCGTCGGCGGGGTCGCGGCCCTGCTGGGGCAGGGCGCCCACCCGCTGGCGCTGGCCGGGGTGCAGCGGCACTCCTCCTACCGCAGCGACCCGTGGGCCCGCCTCGCCGGCACGGCGCGCTGGCTCGTCGTGACGACCTTCGGCTCCGACGAGCTCGCCGGGCGGGAAGCCGCGCGCGTCCGGGGGATGCACGGCCGGGTCCGGGGCCGCACGGGGGACGGGCGCAGCTACTCCGCCGCGGACCCCGCCCTGCTGCGCTGGGTGCACCTGGCCTTCACCGACGCCTTCCTCGCCGCTCAGGAGGCCGTCGGGCACGACCTGGCCCCGCGGTTCGGGCGGGGCTGGGCCGACGCCTACGTCGCCGACTGGGCCCGCAGCGCGCGGGCGCTGGGCGCGCAGGACCTCCCGGCCAGCCGCCGGGAGCTCGCCGAGGCCCTGCGGGCGGTGGAGCCGGACCTCGAACCCGTCCCCGCCGACCTGCTGGGCTTCCTCGCCGACCCGGGCGGGCTGAACCGGGCCGAGCGGGTCTTCTACGCCGGTCTCGCCGGTGCCGGGGCGCTCGTGCTCTCCCCGTCCGTCGCCCCCCTCGCCGGGGTCCCCGGCCGCGGGGACCGCACGCCCGCCGCGCGCGCCCGGCTGCTGCGCACCCGCTGGCAGCTGCGGGCCTTCCAGCTCGCCCTGGGCCCGCACAGCCCGTCCGAGGCCGCCGCGCGGTACCGGATCGGCCTCGCCGGGCCGCCGGAGTGGCTGGTCTGA
- a CDS encoding MarR family winged helix-turn-helix transcriptional regulator encodes MTTAPETAPTARPGAAELPGARSEADVIAVDPVTGSELGRLTLQAGLKVISVLDAAAGEVGLLASDLRALYLLQVVGSQNAGELAKRMFVPQSCVTLIADRLQKRDLLSRARDPRDGRRVVLTITAEGRGVLEAAAVLVRAELRSFFAPLSAAHAQELAVLLGRVVVPGSGEEHAAPPA; translated from the coding sequence GTGACCACCGCGCCCGAGACCGCGCCGACCGCCCGACCCGGTGCGGCGGAGCTGCCGGGTGCGCGGTCGGAGGCCGACGTGATCGCCGTGGACCCCGTCACCGGCTCCGAGCTGGGGCGCCTGACCCTGCAGGCCGGGCTGAAGGTCATCTCGGTGCTGGACGCCGCCGCTGGCGAGGTCGGCCTCCTCGCCAGCGACCTGCGCGCCCTGTACCTCCTGCAGGTCGTCGGGTCCCAGAACGCCGGCGAGCTGGCGAAGCGCATGTTCGTCCCGCAGTCGTGCGTGACGCTCATCGCCGACCGCCTGCAGAAGAGGGACCTGCTGTCGCGCGCACGGGATCCGCGCGACGGGCGCCGGGTCGTCCTCACCATCACCGCGGAGGGCCGGGGCGTCCTGGAGGCGGCCGCCGTCCTCGTCCGCGCCGAGCTGAGGTCGTTCTTCGCCCCCCTGTCCGCGGCCCACGCGCAGGAGCTGGCCGTCCTGCTCGGACGGGTGGTCGTCCCCGGGTCCGGCGAGGAGCACGCCGCGCCCCCCGCCTGA
- a CDS encoding FBP domain-containing protein codes for MSVRTPSGSALDPGHVTDDAIRSTMTNCSRGEAHRMRVPEWVHGSDPVHGVVGWRDPKSPERGWMLVPLGEAVVGLALRATPGKGVRTTAMCDLCRTTRAPGEVSLFVAARAGEAGRKLNTVGTYVCSDLACADNVRVLRPTPTLKPDPGLSISEREAALRERAAAFAEKVLASR; via the coding sequence GTGTCGGTACGGACGCCCAGCGGCTCGGCCCTCGACCCCGGTCACGTGACCGACGACGCCATCCGCTCGACCATGACGAACTGCTCGCGCGGCGAGGCGCACCGGATGCGCGTCCCCGAGTGGGTCCACGGCAGCGACCCCGTCCACGGGGTCGTGGGCTGGCGCGACCCCAAGTCGCCCGAGCGCGGCTGGATGCTCGTCCCCCTCGGGGAGGCCGTGGTCGGCCTCGCGCTGCGCGCCACCCCCGGCAAGGGCGTCCGCACCACCGCGATGTGCGACCTGTGCCGCACGACCCGCGCCCCCGGCGAGGTGTCGCTGTTCGTGGCCGCCCGGGCCGGGGAGGCCGGGCGCAAGCTCAACACCGTCGGCACCTACGTGTGCAGCGACCTGGCCTGCGCCGACAACGTGCGGGTCCTGCGCCCCACGCCGACGCTGAAGCCGGACCCCGGCCTGAGCATCTCCGAGCGCGAGGCGGCGCTGCGCGAGCGCGCGGCCGCGTTCGCGGAGAAGGTCCTGGCCTCGCGCTGA